One window from the genome of Kaistella carnis encodes:
- the rsmH gene encoding 16S rRNA (cytosine(1402)-N(4))-methyltransferase RsmH: MYHNPVLLTKSVDDLVTNPDGIYVDCTFGGGGHSREILKRLSDKGRLYGFDQDLDALKNNIEDPRFTLINQNFRFLENALMVHGVTKVDGVLADFGVSSHQFDQAERGFSTRSNAPLDMRMNVMQMLDAKKVINEYEEEHIADILYQYGEIRESRKLAREIVNQRKIKPIETTEELKKLFSYIPQFKQNKVYAQIFQAIRIEVNQELEVIKELLVQAHRILKPGGRLVAISYHSLEDRLVKRFLKNGMFEGEPARDIYGNYSKTFDLLQTKAVVPDQAEIEENSRARSAKLRTGIKL, translated from the coding sequence ATGTATCACAATCCTGTTTTACTGACAAAAAGCGTCGATGATTTGGTAACGAATCCCGATGGAATCTACGTTGACTGTACTTTCGGCGGAGGCGGACACTCACGGGAAATCCTGAAAAGACTTTCCGATAAGGGAAGACTATATGGTTTCGACCAGGATTTGGATGCTTTAAAAAATAACATCGAAGATCCTCGATTTACCCTCATCAACCAAAATTTTAGATTTTTGGAGAACGCACTTATGGTGCATGGCGTTACTAAGGTTGATGGTGTTTTAGCCGATTTCGGTGTTTCTTCTCACCAGTTTGACCAGGCAGAAAGAGGTTTCTCTACCCGAAGCAATGCACCCCTCGATATGAGAATGAACGTGATGCAAATGTTGGATGCGAAAAAAGTCATTAATGAATATGAAGAAGAACATATTGCAGACATTCTATATCAATACGGTGAAATTCGTGAATCCAGAAAATTGGCTCGGGAAATTGTCAACCAGCGCAAAATAAAACCGATTGAAACAACAGAGGAATTGAAAAAACTCTTCAGTTACATTCCTCAGTTTAAGCAGAATAAAGTATATGCCCAAATTTTTCAGGCCATTCGGATTGAAGTGAACCAAGAATTGGAAGTTATAAAAGAATTGCTGGTTCAGGCGCACCGCATCTTAAAACCTGGTGGCAGACTCGTCGCAATTTCTTATCACTCTCTGGAAGACAGATTAGTAAAGAGATTTTTGAAAAATGGAATGTTTGAAGGAGAACCCGCCCGAGATATCTACGGCAACTACTCCAAAACATTTGATTTATTGCAGACAAAGGCAGTCGTGCCGGATCAGGCAGAAATAGAAGAAAATTCACGCGCTAGAAGTGCAAAATTAAGAACCGGAATAAAATTATAA
- a CDS encoding FtsL-like putative cell division protein yields MAKKPTYRPQKKLTFIDIVKGNFLNRDEVTIHYRYFLLVFFLLMIMIYSNHLVSKKIEHVNILKEQTEEFKSRNAYAQSRLIKVKLESELGKEMVQDSLLSLENHPHKILIKLDSLDGSTK; encoded by the coding sequence ATGGCAAAAAAACCAACATACCGCCCACAGAAGAAACTTACTTTTATAGATATTGTAAAAGGAAACTTTCTGAACCGTGATGAAGTTACCATTCATTACCGCTATTTTTTGTTGGTCTTCTTCTTATTAATGATCATGATTTATAGCAATCACCTTGTTAGTAAAAAAATTGAACATGTCAATATTTTAAAAGAGCAGACGGAAGAATTTAAGTCGAGAAATGCGTATGCGCAGAGCAGACTAATAAAAGTAAAATTAGAATCAGAATTAGGAAAGGAAATGGTTCAGGACAGCCTGCTTTCCTTAGAAAATCATCCACATAAGATATTGATAAAACTAGACAGTTTAGATGGCAGTACAAAATGA
- a CDS encoding penicillin-binding transpeptidase domain-containing protein, protein MAVQNEFEQKRSKTLRWGYLFTGFAFVLFVVFLGRILVLQNTNVQEIKDDYINKNYREATLKAARGNLYASDGSILATTVMRYDVYLDFKIIKDTVYSNNIGPLTDSLSKMFGKPRSYFRDRFDQQKKVKNQYYSLVKGLDFDDYDRIRQFPIFKKGKNRGGFIVDRNYKRELATTQIGAGTIGMDNEVAKSGLEGAFSKYLTGTDGSRLEQRVNSSQWKPIDYWKVNEPIDGQDVYTTIDIRIQDIAHSALEKQLINFDADHGSVVVMEVSTGKVKAMVNLRRTEPGIYVDAYNYALKDATEPGSTFKTVSLLAAMDDGFIDENTTVNVGNGVWTYAKQRISDGHGGGTYDISDVLAKSSNVGSAKLITKFYADKPQVFLDHLRRWKMFEKMDIELPGISKPYIVTPEDKRWNAATLASLAYGYSSRFNLLQLTTFYNGIANKGKMLKPLFIEKILKDGRTLYEAKPQVMVNKMASPKSISLMTSALTQAVEKGTARSIFTPNLKMAGKTGTARFEYWKPGPAKYQASFAGFYPSDNPKYTCIVMINQPDNSKGFYGSTVSAPVFKEIAGKTFLKTPQNIEQEMLVDKKADLSKMIAPQVKVAVKQNQMPKVTGLIGKNVIPQLENQGYRVDYKGVGKIREQFPLEGTIIKKDQRIYLQLQN, encoded by the coding sequence ATGGCAGTACAAAATGAATTTGAACAAAAACGCTCAAAAACGTTAAGATGGGGCTACCTTTTTACAGGGTTTGCCTTCGTTTTGTTTGTGGTTTTTCTTGGTCGAATTCTGGTTTTGCAAAATACCAATGTACAGGAAATCAAGGACGATTACATCAACAAAAATTATCGGGAAGCTACTTTGAAAGCGGCACGTGGAAATTTGTACGCGTCCGACGGTTCTATTCTCGCAACCACTGTAATGCGTTACGATGTTTATCTGGATTTTAAAATTATTAAAGACACGGTTTATTCTAACAACATTGGACCCTTAACGGATTCTCTGTCTAAAATGTTTGGAAAACCAAGAAGCTATTTCAGAGATCGATTTGACCAGCAGAAAAAAGTTAAAAACCAATATTATTCTTTGGTAAAAGGCCTTGACTTTGATGATTACGACCGTATTCGTCAATTCCCCATTTTCAAAAAAGGGAAAAACAGAGGGGGATTTATTGTTGACAGAAATTATAAGCGAGAACTGGCAACCACCCAGATTGGAGCCGGAACGATCGGGATGGATAATGAAGTGGCAAAATCAGGTTTAGAAGGTGCTTTTTCGAAATATTTAACAGGCACCGATGGTTCCAGACTTGAGCAGAGAGTAAATTCCAGCCAATGGAAACCTATTGATTACTGGAAAGTTAACGAACCGATTGATGGTCAGGATGTTTACACCACAATTGATATCCGAATTCAGGATATTGCACATTCCGCCCTAGAAAAACAATTGATCAATTTTGATGCAGACCATGGATCTGTGGTCGTGATGGAAGTGAGTACAGGCAAAGTCAAAGCTATGGTAAATTTGCGCAGAACAGAACCAGGCATTTATGTAGACGCTTACAATTATGCCCTTAAAGATGCTACAGAACCCGGTTCAACTTTTAAAACAGTTTCTCTTCTAGCCGCAATGGATGATGGATTCATTGATGAAAACACGACAGTAAATGTTGGAAACGGAGTTTGGACGTATGCTAAGCAAAGAATTTCCGACGGTCATGGCGGCGGCACTTATGATATTTCAGATGTTTTGGCAAAGTCGAGTAACGTAGGTTCTGCAAAACTGATCACCAAATTCTATGCAGATAAACCACAGGTATTTTTAGACCATCTCCGTCGCTGGAAAATGTTCGAAAAAATGGATATCGAATTACCGGGAATCAGCAAACCTTACATCGTAACACCTGAAGATAAGAGATGGAATGCTGCAACTCTGGCTTCTTTGGCCTATGGTTATTCTTCACGTTTTAATCTGCTGCAGCTAACCACGTTTTACAATGGAATCGCAAATAAAGGTAAAATGCTGAAACCTCTTTTTATTGAAAAAATATTGAAAGATGGTCGAACGCTGTACGAAGCAAAACCACAAGTTATGGTGAATAAAATGGCGTCTCCAAAATCAATTAGCTTAATGACTTCCGCTTTGACCCAAGCGGTAGAAAAAGGAACGGCCAGAAGTATTTTCACCCCGAACTTAAAAATGGCAGGAAAAACAGGAACTGCAAGATTTGAATATTGGAAACCGGGACCAGCGAAATACCAGGCAAGTTTTGCCGGATTTTACCCATCTGATAATCCAAAATATACCTGTATTGTCATGATTAACCAACCCGATAACTCAAAAGGCTTTTACGGATCTACCGTTTCAGCTCCGGTATTTAAAGAAATTGCAGGAAAAACATTCCTAAAAACGCCACAAAACATTGAGCAGGAAATGTTGGTGGATAAAAAAGCTGATTTAAGTAAAATGATTGCGCCCCAAGTAAAAGTCGCAGTGAAACAAAACCAAATGCCAAAAGTGACAGGGCTGATTGGTAAAAACGTTATTCCACAACTCGAAAACCAAGGTTATCGTGTGGATTATAAAGGCGTAGGAAAAATTAGAGAGCAGTTTCCATTGGAAGGAACTATCATTAAAAAAGATCAAAGAATTTATCTGCAACTACAGAATTAA
- a CDS encoding UDP-N-acetylmuramoyl-L-alanyl-D-glutamate--2,6-diaminopimelate ligase: MKLDELLNRIPVSEIIGDKNQEISEMTFDSRQAVEQGLYVAIKGTVSDGHDFINSAIEKGAKVIVCENIPTDIKDEITYIKVKDAAKTLGHVASNFYGNPSSKLHLIGITGTNGKTSTTTLLFDIFKMLGFKCALISTVEYRIDEEVIPSTHTTPDVIRLNQILAKAVSKGCEYAFMEVSSHGIHQQRTEGLQFKIAGFTNITHDHLDYHKTFEEYLKTKKRFFDDLSSDAVAITNVDDKNGNIMLQNTKASKKTYALKTMSDFHGKITEVDFNGMLLNFNGKEFWTTLTGKFNAYNLLLAYAVAIECGFHEDDILPTISKLKRVKGRFETLKSDGGIFFVVDYAHTPDALENVLDSINEIRTKNERLITVFGCGGDRDKTKRPEMGKIATKKSTLAIITSDNPRSEDPAQIIKDIEAGVEPQFYSKYTSIPDRREAIKMAIKFAEPKDIIVVAGKGHETYQEINGVKHHFDDQETIIELARLMSK; this comes from the coding sequence ATGAAATTAGATGAATTATTAAATAGAATCCCCGTTTCAGAAATTATTGGTGACAAAAACCAAGAGATTTCAGAAATGACTTTCGACAGCCGCCAAGCTGTGGAACAGGGACTTTACGTGGCCATCAAAGGAACCGTTTCCGATGGACACGACTTCATTAATTCTGCGATTGAAAAAGGTGCGAAAGTAATTGTTTGCGAAAATATTCCTACTGATATCAAAGACGAAATTACTTATATTAAAGTGAAAGATGCTGCAAAAACTTTGGGACATGTGGCTTCTAATTTTTATGGAAATCCTTCCTCAAAACTACACCTCATCGGCATTACCGGAACCAACGGCAAAACATCAACCACTACTCTTTTGTTTGATATTTTCAAAATGTTGGGTTTCAAATGTGCCTTAATTTCTACGGTTGAGTATAGGATCGATGAAGAGGTAATTCCATCTACACATACAACTCCGGACGTCATTCGTTTAAACCAAATTTTAGCAAAAGCCGTAAGTAAAGGTTGCGAATATGCTTTTATGGAGGTTTCTTCTCACGGAATTCATCAGCAAAGAACCGAAGGTCTTCAATTTAAAATTGCAGGTTTCACCAATATTACGCACGATCATTTAGACTATCATAAAACATTTGAAGAGTATCTTAAAACAAAAAAGAGATTTTTTGATGATTTAAGTTCTGATGCTGTTGCCATCACCAACGTTGATGACAAGAATGGAAACATCATGTTGCAGAATACGAAAGCATCTAAAAAAACGTACGCCCTAAAAACAATGTCCGATTTCCACGGAAAAATTACGGAAGTTGATTTTAATGGAATGCTTTTAAACTTTAATGGAAAAGAATTTTGGACAACGCTTACCGGTAAGTTTAACGCCTATAATTTACTCCTTGCTTATGCGGTCGCGATTGAATGCGGCTTTCACGAAGATGATATTTTACCTACCATTTCTAAATTAAAAAGAGTGAAAGGCAGATTTGAAACTTTAAAATCTGACGGCGGAATTTTCTTCGTTGTCGATTATGCACACACGCCGGATGCTTTAGAAAATGTTTTGGATTCCATCAATGAGATCCGCACCAAAAACGAAAGACTGATCACGGTATTTGGTTGTGGCGGCGACCGTGACAAAACGAAACGCCCCGAAATGGGAAAAATAGCCACGAAGAAATCGACGTTGGCAATAATCACTTCAGATAATCCAAGAAGCGAAGATCCCGCACAGATCATTAAAGATATTGAAGCAGGTGTAGAACCTCAGTTTTATAGTAAATACACTTCAATACCAGACCGTCGGGAAGCAATAAAAATGGCCATCAAATTCGCTGAACCGAAAGATATCATCGTGGTGGCGGGGAAAGGACACGAAACCTATCAGGAAATCAATGGCGTAAAACACCACTTTGATGATCAGGAAACCATAATAGAGTTAGCAAGACTCATGTCGAAATAA
- the mraY gene encoding phospho-N-acetylmuramoyl-pentapeptide-transferase has product MLYYLFEYLNNHGIHIPGMGMFKFISFRAGMAVLLSLIIALVFGKKIINYLRKKQMGELVRDLGLDGQKQKEGTPTMGGLIIILATLIPVLLFTRILNIYIVLLIISVVWMGAIGFIDDYLKKIKKNKDGLSGKFKVIGQVGLGLIIGVTMYFHPDITVKRKYADAKEVNRNNVEANFMPTEKSTVSTVPFVKNNEFDYSGILFWMSPENAHEWAWIVFIPMVIFIVTAVSNGANITDGLDGLTAGTSVVILLTLAFFAYLSGNIIFADYLNIMFLPNMGETTIFALALVGAVIGFFWYNTYPAQVFMGDTGSLMLGGVIAVLAIILRKELLIPVLCGIFLIENLSVMLQVGTFKYRKRKYGLEYAQNNRLFKMSPLHHHYQKEGYHESKIVNRMVIIGVLFAIICLITLKVR; this is encoded by the coding sequence ATGTTATACTACCTATTCGAATATTTGAACAACCACGGAATTCATATTCCAGGAATGGGTATGTTTAAATTTATCTCTTTCCGCGCAGGAATGGCAGTTTTGTTATCCCTTATCATCGCGTTAGTTTTTGGAAAAAAAATAATCAACTATTTGCGTAAAAAACAAATGGGGGAACTGGTTCGTGATCTGGGGTTAGATGGACAAAAGCAAAAGGAAGGAACTCCAACAATGGGTGGTCTCATCATTATTTTGGCAACGTTAATTCCAGTTTTGCTTTTCACCAGAATACTAAATATTTACATTGTTCTTCTTATCATTTCTGTTGTTTGGATGGGAGCGATCGGTTTCATTGATGATTATTTAAAGAAAATTAAAAAGAACAAAGACGGCTTAAGTGGTAAATTTAAAGTGATTGGTCAGGTTGGTTTAGGATTAATCATCGGTGTCACCATGTATTTTCACCCCGACATCACTGTAAAAAGAAAATATGCAGATGCCAAAGAAGTCAACCGAAATAACGTCGAAGCTAACTTTATGCCGACCGAGAAATCAACGGTTTCTACCGTGCCATTTGTAAAAAATAATGAGTTTGATTACAGTGGAATTCTTTTCTGGATGTCACCGGAGAACGCGCACGAATGGGCTTGGATTGTTTTTATTCCGATGGTTATTTTTATTGTGACCGCAGTTTCAAATGGGGCCAATATCACCGATGGACTCGACGGGCTCACTGCAGGCACAAGTGTCGTCATCTTACTGACGCTGGCGTTTTTTGCCTACCTCTCCGGAAATATCATTTTTGCGGACTACCTGAATATTATGTTCCTGCCCAATATGGGGGAAACAACCATTTTCGCCCTCGCATTGGTAGGTGCCGTGATTGGTTTTTTCTGGTACAACACCTATCCCGCCCAGGTTTTTATGGGTGATACGGGAAGTTTAATGCTGGGTGGAGTCATCGCAGTACTGGCAATTATCCTAAGAAAGGAGTTGCTGATTCCTGTACTTTGTGGGATTTTCTTAATTGAAAATTTATCGGTAATGCTGCAGGTTGGAACTTTTAAATATAGAAAAAGAAAATACGGTTTAGAGTACGCTCAGAATAACAGATTGTTCAAAATGTCTCCTCTTC